A single genomic interval of Amycolatopsis albispora harbors:
- a CDS encoding WhiB family transcriptional regulator, which produces MATQFPRNHRQRRVPDWHSRGSCLKFPELRDAWLDAKPGSVEQYAARAICAVCPVRFPCAVSALERGEPNGIWGGLDRHDRKAVALEFGYPVPSALPEHGTNSRYAKHACRCPVCRDAHRVYEQERRRRAQRSSLQQS; this is translated from the coding sequence ATGGCAACTCAATTCCCGAGGAATCACCGACAACGCCGAGTCCCGGATTGGCATTCGCGCGGATCTTGCCTCAAGTTCCCAGAGCTGAGAGACGCGTGGCTCGATGCCAAGCCCGGCAGCGTGGAGCAGTACGCCGCCCGGGCCATCTGCGCGGTTTGCCCGGTCCGGTTCCCGTGCGCCGTCTCCGCTCTAGAGCGGGGCGAACCGAACGGGATCTGGGGAGGCCTCGATCGCCACGATCGCAAGGCTGTGGCCCTGGAGTTTGGCTATCCGGTTCCATCGGCGCTGCCGGAGCACGGCACCAACTCGAGATACGCGAAGCACGCCTGTCGTTGCCCGGTATGCCGAGACGCACACCGGGTGTACGAGCAGGAACGGCGGCGGCGAGCCCAACGCTCATCGCTCCAGCAGTCGTAA
- a CDS encoding 3-hydroxyacyl-CoA dehydrogenase NAD-binding domain-containing protein, whose amino-acid sequence MTEAKTIRWEQDADGIVVLTLDDPKQSANTMNADFRESLGVVVDRLEAEKDNITGVVLTSAKKTFFAGGDLNDLIQAKPENAAEITESSGRMKAQMRRLEQLGRPVVAAINGAALGGGLELALATHHRIAADVKGSQIGLPEVTLGLLPGGGGVVRTVRLLGIQSALLNVLLQGQRHKPAKALELGLVHELVGSVDELLPKAKEWIKANPEAVQPWDVKGYKIPGGTPSNPKFAANLPAFPANLRKQIKGANMPAPRAILSAAIEGSQVDFDTAQLIETRYFVHLATGQVAKNMTKAFFFDLQHINSGGSRPDGFEKYTAKKVGVLGAGMMGAAIAYVSAKAGIDVVLKDVSQEAAEKGKGYAVKLEEKALSRGKTTQEKSDALLARIKPTADPADFAGVDFVIEAVFESVELKHKVFGEIEGIVNADAVLGSNTSTLPITSLAEGVQRQEDFIGIHFFSPVDKMPLVEIICGEKTSPATLAKVFDYTLQIRKTPIVVNDSRGFFTSRVIGTFINEAVAALGEGVEPASIEQAGAQAGYPAPPLQLMDELTLTLPRKIRLESKAAVEAEGGTWKGHASEAVIDRMVEEFDRKGRSSGAGFYEYDDEGKRTGLWPGLRDAFKSGTADVPFEDLKERMLFAEALETVKCFDEGVLRSVQDANIGSIFGIGFPAWTGGVIQYINQYEGGLAGFVARSRELAERYGDHFLPPESLVAKAEKGEIFE is encoded by the coding sequence ATGACCGAAGCGAAGACCATCCGCTGGGAACAGGACGCCGACGGCATCGTCGTGCTCACCCTGGACGACCCGAAGCAGTCGGCCAACACGATGAACGCGGACTTCCGCGAGTCGCTCGGTGTTGTCGTCGACCGCCTCGAAGCGGAGAAGGACAACATCACCGGCGTGGTGCTCACCTCGGCGAAGAAGACCTTCTTCGCCGGTGGTGACCTCAACGACCTGATCCAGGCGAAGCCGGAGAACGCCGCCGAGATCACCGAGAGCAGCGGGCGGATGAAGGCCCAAATGCGGCGGCTCGAGCAACTCGGCCGCCCGGTGGTGGCGGCGATCAACGGCGCGGCCCTCGGCGGTGGCCTGGAGCTGGCGCTGGCCACCCACCACCGCATCGCGGCCGACGTCAAGGGCAGCCAGATCGGCCTGCCCGAGGTCACCCTCGGCCTGCTGCCCGGTGGCGGCGGCGTGGTGCGGACCGTGCGCCTGCTGGGCATCCAGAGCGCGCTGCTGAACGTGCTGTTGCAGGGGCAGCGGCACAAGCCGGCCAAGGCGCTGGAGCTGGGCCTGGTGCACGAGCTGGTCGGCAGCGTGGACGAGCTGCTGCCGAAGGCCAAGGAGTGGATCAAGGCGAACCCCGAGGCCGTGCAGCCGTGGGACGTCAAGGGCTACAAGATCCCCGGTGGCACGCCGTCGAACCCGAAGTTCGCGGCGAACCTGCCCGCGTTCCCGGCGAACCTGCGCAAGCAGATCAAGGGCGCGAACATGCCGGCGCCGCGGGCGATCCTGTCCGCCGCGATCGAGGGCTCGCAGGTCGACTTCGACACCGCGCAGCTGATCGAGACCCGGTACTTCGTGCACCTGGCCACCGGCCAGGTGGCGAAGAACATGACCAAGGCGTTCTTCTTCGACCTCCAGCACATCAACTCCGGCGGTTCGCGGCCGGACGGGTTCGAGAAGTACACCGCGAAGAAGGTCGGTGTGCTCGGCGCCGGGATGATGGGCGCGGCGATCGCCTACGTCTCGGCGAAGGCCGGGATCGACGTGGTGCTCAAGGACGTTTCGCAGGAAGCGGCCGAGAAGGGCAAGGGCTACGCGGTCAAGCTCGAGGAGAAGGCGCTCTCGCGGGGCAAGACCACGCAGGAGAAGTCGGACGCGCTGCTGGCGCGCATCAAGCCGACCGCGGACCCCGCCGACTTCGCCGGCGTCGACTTCGTGATCGAGGCCGTGTTCGAGAGCGTCGAGCTGAAGCACAAGGTGTTCGGCGAGATCGAGGGCATCGTCAACGCGGACGCGGTGCTGGGTTCGAACACCTCCACGCTGCCGATCACCTCGCTCGCCGAGGGCGTGCAGCGGCAGGAGGACTTCATCGGCATCCACTTCTTCTCGCCGGTGGACAAGATGCCGCTGGTCGAGATCATCTGCGGGGAGAAGACCTCGCCGGCCACGCTGGCCAAGGTCTTCGACTACACGCTGCAGATCCGCAAGACCCCGATCGTGGTGAACGACAGCCGCGGCTTCTTCACCAGCCGGGTGATCGGCACGTTCATCAACGAGGCCGTCGCCGCGCTGGGTGAGGGTGTCGAACCGGCGTCGATCGAGCAGGCGGGGGCGCAGGCCGGGTACCCGGCGCCGCCGCTGCAGCTGATGGACGAGCTGACGCTGACCCTGCCGCGCAAGATCCGGCTGGAGTCCAAGGCGGCCGTCGAGGCCGAGGGCGGCACCTGGAAGGGGCACGCCTCGGAGGCGGTCATCGACCGGATGGTCGAGGAGTTCGACCGCAAGGGCCGGTCGTCCGGTGCGGGCTTCTACGAGTACGACGACGAGGGCAAGCGGACCGGGCTGTGGCCGGGGCTGCGTGACGCCTTCAAGTCGGGCACGGCGGACGTCCCGTTCGAGGACCTCAAGGAGCGCATGCTCTTCGCCGAGGCGCTGGAGACGGTCAAGTGCTTCGACGAGGGCGTGCTGCGGTCGGTGCAGGACGCGAACATCGGGTCGATCTTCGGCATCGGCTTCCCGGCGTGGACCGGCGGTGTCATCCAGTACATCAACCAGTACGAGGGTGGCCTGGCCGGGTTCGTGGCGCGGTCGCGTGAGCTGGCCGAGCGCTACGGCGACCACTTCCTGCCGCCGGAGTCGCTGGTGGCGAAGGCCGAAAAGGGCGAGATCTTCGAGTGA
- a CDS encoding acetyl-CoA C-acetyltransferase has translation MSNEAYIYEALRTPRGKNKGGALHGTKPVDLVVGLIDELKVRHPNLDPAVIDDIVLGVVSPVGEQGGDIARTAALVAGLPETVAGVQLNRFCASGLEATNIAAQKVRSGWDRLVIGGGVESMSRVPMGSDGGALFMDPSTAYDNYIVPQGIGADLIATMEGFSREDVDAFAVRSQEKAEAAWSGGYFAKSVVPVKDINGVTILDHDEHRRPGTSLEGLAKLKPAFTTIGDMGGFDAVALQKYHSVEKIDHVHTGGNSSGIVDGAAIVLVGGEEIGKQYGLTPRARIVATASIGSEPTIMLTGPTPATRKVLDIAGLTVDDIDLFELNEAFASVVLKWMKDLNLPEEKVNVNGGAIAMGHPLGATGAMLVGTVVDELERRQARRALVTLCIGGGMGVATIIERV, from the coding sequence GTGAGCAACGAGGCGTACATCTACGAGGCGCTCCGCACGCCTCGCGGCAAGAACAAGGGCGGTGCGCTGCACGGCACCAAGCCGGTCGACCTGGTGGTCGGCCTGATCGACGAGCTGAAGGTGCGCCACCCGAACCTCGACCCCGCGGTGATCGACGACATCGTGCTCGGCGTGGTCTCGCCCGTCGGTGAGCAGGGCGGTGACATCGCCCGCACCGCGGCGCTGGTGGCCGGCCTGCCCGAGACGGTGGCGGGCGTGCAGCTGAACCGCTTCTGCGCCTCCGGCCTGGAGGCCACCAACATCGCCGCGCAGAAGGTGCGCTCCGGCTGGGACCGCCTGGTGATCGGCGGCGGCGTGGAGTCGATGTCGCGGGTACCGATGGGCTCGGACGGCGGTGCGCTGTTCATGGACCCGTCCACCGCGTACGACAACTACATCGTGCCGCAGGGCATCGGCGCCGACCTGATCGCCACCATGGAGGGCTTCTCGCGCGAGGACGTGGACGCGTTCGCCGTCCGCTCGCAGGAGAAGGCCGAGGCGGCCTGGTCCGGCGGCTACTTCGCGAAGTCCGTGGTGCCGGTCAAGGACATCAACGGCGTGACCATTCTCGACCACGACGAGCACCGCCGCCCCGGCACCTCGCTCGAGGGGCTGGCCAAGCTCAAGCCCGCCTTCACCACCATCGGTGACATGGGCGGCTTCGACGCGGTGGCGCTGCAGAAGTACCACTCGGTCGAGAAGATCGACCACGTGCACACCGGCGGCAACTCGTCGGGCATCGTCGACGGCGCGGCGATCGTGCTGGTCGGCGGTGAGGAGATCGGCAAGCAGTACGGGCTGACCCCGCGAGCGCGCATCGTGGCCACCGCTTCGATCGGCTCCGAGCCGACGATCATGCTGACCGGCCCCACCCCGGCCACCCGCAAGGTGCTCGACATCGCCGGGCTGACCGTCGACGACATCGACCTCTTCGAGCTGAACGAGGCCTTCGCCTCGGTGGTGCTGAAGTGGATGAAGGACCTGAACCTGCCCGAGGAGAAGGTCAACGTCAACGGCGGCGCCATCGCGATGGGCCACCCGCTGGGCGCCACCGGCGCGATGCTGGTGGGCACCGTGGTGGACGAGCTGGAACGCCGTCAGGCGCGCCGCGCGCTGGTCACGCTGTGCATCGGCGGCGGCATGGGTGTCGCGACCATCATCGAGCGGGTGTGA
- a CDS encoding TetR/AcrR family transcriptional regulator, with translation MEPVPGRGKRPRDRKNQLAGVAAELFRARGYHGVGINDIAAAAGVTGPALYRHFADKQAILTHVVLSGIDDMEAATEQAVSDRSVPGPAQIEALLTCLAGQAVERREIAALWRWEGRHLPREHRREIRRRSGEVLASWAKSLQLVRPELSPEDAELLCWAGLSVFGSVSVHHTSVAKRRFAQLLVELARRVLHTELPPAAETVAAPEPPPGIGQPSRREQLLSAATELFSQRGFHAVSMEEIGAAAGITGPSVYRHFPSKSALVVAICRRAADRLALGAEHALRGSAPPDEREALRRLAESYVHTLTGSAELTVAFSGDPLNLPERDQAELLRVQRDYVAQWVHLLQAVHPSLNAREAKITVHAALTIANDLARTRRVNSRPQLPAELHRMMISVLDLG, from the coding sequence ATGGAACCTGTGCCCGGTCGTGGCAAACGGCCACGCGATCGCAAGAACCAGCTCGCCGGGGTGGCCGCCGAGCTGTTCCGCGCGCGGGGCTACCACGGCGTGGGCATCAACGACATCGCCGCCGCGGCCGGGGTCACCGGGCCCGCGCTGTACCGGCACTTCGCGGACAAGCAGGCCATCCTCACGCACGTGGTGCTCTCCGGCATCGACGACATGGAAGCCGCCACCGAGCAGGCGGTCTCGGACCGTTCGGTGCCCGGCCCGGCGCAGATCGAGGCCTTGCTCACCTGCCTGGCCGGGCAGGCCGTGGAACGCCGGGAGATCGCCGCGCTGTGGCGCTGGGAGGGCAGGCACCTGCCCCGCGAGCACCGGCGCGAAATCCGCCGACGCTCCGGTGAGGTGCTCGCTTCGTGGGCGAAATCACTGCAGCTGGTGCGCCCAGAGCTGTCACCGGAGGACGCCGAACTGCTGTGCTGGGCAGGGCTCAGCGTGTTCGGCAGCGTGTCCGTGCACCACACGAGTGTGGCGAAGCGCCGGTTCGCGCAGCTGCTGGTCGAACTGGCCCGACGCGTGCTGCACACCGAACTGCCGCCCGCTGCCGAGACCGTGGCCGCGCCGGAGCCACCGCCGGGAATCGGGCAGCCCTCACGTCGTGAGCAACTGCTCTCGGCGGCGACGGAGTTGTTCTCCCAGCGCGGTTTCCACGCGGTGAGCATGGAGGAGATCGGGGCCGCGGCCGGGATCACCGGGCCCAGCGTGTACCGGCACTTCCCGAGCAAGTCGGCGCTGGTGGTGGCCATCTGCCGGCGTGCGGCCGACCGGCTCGCGCTCGGCGCCGAGCACGCCCTGCGCGGCAGCGCCCCGCCGGACGAGCGCGAAGCGCTGCGGCGGCTCGCCGAGTCCTATGTGCACACGCTGACCGGTTCGGCGGAGCTGACCGTGGCCTTCTCCGGTGATCCGCTGAACCTGCCCGAGCGCGACCAGGCCGAACTGCTGCGGGTCCAGCGCGACTACGTGGCGCAGTGGGTGCACCTGCTCCAGGCGGTCCACCCGTCGCTGAACGCGCGTGAGGCGAAGATCACCGTGCACGCCGCGCTGACCATCGCGAACGATCTCGCCCGCACGCGCCGGGTCAACTCACGCCCCCAGCTGCCCGCGGAACTGCACCGCATGATGATTTCGGTGCTCGACCTGGGCTGA
- a CDS encoding acyl-CoA dehydrogenase family protein, whose protein sequence is MGLGLAALTKLAGVKAIDRAGLRKPIESLVSSATRGGFKAAGAAGRSFKAIQRRDAPERLATAPDSGLFDLTPSEEQQMIVETVREFAAEQLRPAAAEADAKLTTPDGLLTRAAELGVTLVGIPEELGGVGTERSVVTSALVAEALAHGDLGLAVAVLAPSAVSTALVSWGDAEQQATYLPAFVGENVPAAALALQERAPLFDPFKPGTKARRTPNGYKVDGVKSLVPRASQAELFVISADLEGRGPALFIVESSNAGVSIEGEPAMGLRGAATGKLHLDGVSLPASALLGGGKPEVFAEVVRLSRLGWAALAAGTAKAVLDYVIPYVNERHAFGEPVSHRQGVAFQVADIGIELEGLRLVTLRAAARAEQGKPYAREVALARKLAADKGMKIGSAGVQLLGGHGFVKEHPVERWYRDLRAAGVLEGSVLL, encoded by the coding sequence ATGGGCCTAGGCCTCGCCGCGCTGACCAAGCTCGCGGGGGTCAAGGCGATCGACCGGGCCGGACTGCGCAAGCCGATCGAGTCGCTGGTGTCGTCGGCCACCCGCGGCGGGTTCAAGGCCGCCGGTGCCGCCGGGCGCTCGTTCAAGGCGATCCAGCGGCGTGACGCACCGGAGCGGCTGGCGACCGCGCCGGACAGCGGGCTGTTCGACCTCACCCCGTCCGAAGAGCAGCAGATGATCGTGGAGACCGTCCGCGAGTTCGCCGCCGAGCAACTGCGGCCCGCCGCGGCGGAGGCCGACGCGAAGCTGACCACGCCGGACGGCCTGCTCACGCGTGCCGCCGAGCTGGGCGTGACGCTGGTCGGCATTCCCGAGGAACTGGGCGGGGTCGGCACCGAGCGCTCGGTGGTGACCAGCGCGCTGGTCGCCGAGGCACTCGCGCACGGCGACCTCGGGCTGGCGGTCGCCGTACTGGCCCCGTCCGCGGTGAGCACGGCGCTGGTGTCCTGGGGCGACGCCGAGCAGCAGGCCACCTATCTCCCGGCGTTCGTCGGCGAGAACGTGCCCGCCGCCGCTTTGGCGTTGCAGGAGCGCGCGCCGCTGTTCGACCCGTTCAAGCCGGGCACCAAGGCTCGCCGCACTCCCAACGGGTACAAAGTGGACGGTGTGAAGTCGCTGGTGCCGCGGGCTTCGCAGGCGGAACTGTTTGTGATCTCGGCGGATCTCGAAGGGCGTGGGCCCGCGTTGTTCATCGTCGAGTCGTCGAACGCGGGCGTGAGCATCGAGGGCGAGCCCGCGATGGGCCTGCGTGGCGCGGCCACCGGGAAGCTGCACCTCGACGGGGTTTCCCTGCCCGCGTCGGCGCTGCTCGGCGGCGGCAAGCCGGAGGTCTTCGCCGAAGTGGTCCGGCTTTCGCGCCTCGGCTGGGCCGCGCTCGCGGCGGGCACGGCGAAGGCCGTGCTGGACTACGTGATCCCGTACGTCAACGAGCGGCACGCGTTCGGCGAGCCGGTCAGCCACCGGCAGGGCGTGGCGTTCCAGGTCGCCGACATCGGCATCGAGCTGGAGGGCCTGCGGCTGGTCACGCTGCGCGCGGCGGCGCGTGCCGAGCAGGGCAAGCCGTACGCGCGTGAGGTCGCGCTGGCCAGGAAACTGGCCGCCGACAAGGGCATGAAGATCGGCAGCGCGGGCGTGCAACTGCTCGGCGGGCACGGTTTTGTCAAGGAGCACCCGGTCGAGCGCTGGTACCGCGACCTGCGCGCGGCCGGGGTGCTCGAAGGCTCGGTCCTGCTCTGA
- a CDS encoding acyl-CoA dehydrogenase family protein, with product MINLEVPAKARALVNQAYQAAAEVFRPISRKYDRAEHAYPSELDMFAALLDGLNSSGEGGAGAAGVRRDEKADQKASGNRNGANLNIALGTIEMCWGDVGLLLSMPRQGLGNAAIASVANEEQLARFGKIWAAMAITEPDCGSDSAAINTTARLDGDEYVLNGEKIFVTSGERADAVVVWATLDKSKGRAAIKSFVVEKGTPGFEVVRLEHKLGIRASDTAVLRFDNCRVPKENLLGTPEIDTKKGFAGVMQTFDNTRPLVAAMAVGVARAALEETARILAEAGVTVDYDKPAHHQHAAAATYLELESDYESAYLLTLESAWMADNRKPNSLQASMAKAKAGRSVVDITLRCVELAGALGYTEESLLEKWSRDAKILDIFEGTQQIQQLIVARRLLGKSSAELK from the coding sequence ATGATCAATCTCGAGGTTCCGGCCAAGGCGCGGGCACTGGTCAACCAGGCCTATCAGGCGGCGGCCGAGGTTTTCCGGCCCATTTCACGGAAGTATGACCGGGCCGAGCACGCCTATCCGTCCGAATTGGACATGTTCGCCGCGTTGCTGGACGGGCTGAACTCCTCCGGTGAGGGCGGCGCGGGCGCGGCGGGCGTGCGGCGTGACGAGAAGGCGGACCAGAAGGCGTCCGGCAACCGCAACGGTGCCAACCTGAACATCGCGCTCGGCACGATCGAGATGTGCTGGGGTGACGTGGGGCTGCTGCTGTCGATGCCGAGGCAGGGGCTGGGGAACGCGGCGATCGCGTCGGTGGCGAACGAGGAGCAGCTGGCGCGGTTCGGCAAGATCTGGGCGGCGATGGCGATCACCGAGCCGGACTGCGGCTCGGACTCGGCGGCGATCAACACCACCGCGCGGCTGGACGGCGACGAGTACGTGCTCAACGGCGAGAAGATCTTCGTGACCTCGGGAGAGCGCGCCGACGCCGTGGTCGTCTGGGCCACTTTGGACAAGTCGAAGGGGCGCGCGGCGATCAAGTCGTTCGTGGTGGAGAAGGGCACGCCGGGGTTCGAGGTGGTGCGGCTGGAGCACAAGCTCGGCATCCGCGCTTCGGACACCGCGGTGCTGCGCTTCGACAACTGCCGCGTGCCGAAGGAAAACCTGCTGGGCACGCCGGAAATCGACACCAAGAAGGGGTTCGCGGGGGTCATGCAGACCTTCGACAACACCCGCCCCCTGGTGGCCGCGATGGCGGTCGGTGTCGCGCGGGCCGCGCTGGAGGAGACGGCGCGCATCCTGGCCGAAGCGGGCGTGACGGTCGACTACGACAAGCCGGCGCACCACCAGCACGCCGCCGCGGCGACGTACCTGGAGCTGGAGTCGGACTACGAGTCGGCGTACCTGCTGACGCTGGAGTCGGCGTGGATGGCGGACAACCGGAAGCCGAACTCGCTGCAGGCCTCCATGGCCAAGGCGAAGGCGGGCCGCTCGGTCGTCGACATCACGCTGCGGTGCGTGGAACTGGCGGGGGCGCTCGGCTACACCGAAGAGTCCCTATTGGAAAAGTGGAGCCGCGACGCGAAAATCCTGGACATCTTCGAGGGGACGCAGCAGATCCAGCAGCTGATCGTGGCGCGTCGCCTGCTGGGCAAGAGCAGCGCGGAACTGAAGTAG
- a CDS encoding YdcF family protein translates to MTVDTATIPEAVRADVEALWRFLRIDDDLEPVDVAIGLGCHDPGVAVYTAELFLRGVCPLIVFTGANAPTTIGRFPRGEAVHFREIAVEHGVPEQAILVEPAAKHTADNIDFSRDLLRDQGVQVGSVLITCRPYHQRRAYATAAKRWPGVEIRCSADRRPLHAYTAGIGDATLVIDMLVGEAQRLTRYAELGHTINQDVPGEITAAYHRLAAAGYTSRLLP, encoded by the coding sequence GTGACCGTCGACACCGCCACCATCCCTGAAGCCGTTCGCGCCGACGTTGAGGCGTTGTGGCGGTTCCTCCGGATCGACGACGACCTCGAGCCGGTGGACGTGGCGATCGGGCTCGGCTGCCACGACCCGGGCGTGGCGGTCTACACGGCCGAGCTCTTCCTGCGCGGGGTGTGCCCGCTGATCGTGTTCACCGGCGCCAACGCGCCCACCACGATCGGCCGCTTCCCGCGTGGTGAGGCCGTGCACTTCCGCGAGATCGCCGTCGAGCACGGCGTGCCGGAGCAGGCGATCCTCGTCGAGCCCGCCGCGAAGCACACCGCGGACAACATCGACTTCAGCCGCGACCTGCTGCGCGACCAGGGCGTGCAGGTCGGCTCGGTGCTGATCACCTGCCGCCCGTACCACCAGCGGCGCGCCTACGCCACGGCCGCGAAGCGCTGGCCCGGCGTGGAGATCCGCTGCTCGGCCGACCGGCGCCCGCTGCACGCCTACACCGCGGGCATCGGCGACGCGACGCTGGTGATCGACATGCTCGTCGGCGAGGCGCAGCGCCTGACCCGGTACGCCGAACTGGGCCACACCATCAACCAGGACGTGCCCGGCGAGATCACCGCCGCCTACCACCGCCTCGCGGCGGCGGGCTACACCTCGCGCCTGCTCCCCTAG
- a CDS encoding type II toxin-antitoxin system RelE family toxin codes for MSYEIELTSRVEKFLDKLGRGQPADVEALENAIEDLADEPRPSGCRKLSGHNGVMRVRVGGYRICYTIDDGKLVVLVIVISTRDNVYEAVKRHLGG; via the coding sequence GTGTCCTACGAGATCGAACTCACCAGCCGCGTCGAGAAGTTCCTGGACAAGCTGGGCCGGGGTCAGCCCGCGGACGTCGAGGCGCTGGAGAACGCCATCGAGGATCTCGCCGATGAGCCGAGGCCGTCCGGGTGCCGCAAGCTGAGCGGGCACAACGGGGTCATGCGGGTCCGCGTCGGCGGGTACCGGATCTGCTACACGATCGACGACGGCAAGCTGGTGGTGCTGGTCATCGTCATCAGCACTCGCGACAACGTGTACGAGGCGGTCAAGCGGCACCTCGGTGGCTGA
- a CDS encoding type II toxin-antitoxin system Phd/YefM family antitoxin, whose protein sequence is MSTEMSVTEARPELPELINRACYAGETTYLTKHGRRTAAVVSAEKAQLLEDLEELVDSEEVRKALASLADGTETRVPFRRRTTRSRNG, encoded by the coding sequence ATGTCCACCGAGATGAGCGTGACCGAGGCGCGGCCGGAGCTGCCCGAGTTGATCAACCGTGCCTGCTACGCCGGTGAGACCACCTACCTGACCAAGCACGGGCGCCGTACCGCGGCCGTGGTTTCGGCGGAGAAGGCGCAACTCCTCGAAGACCTCGAGGAACTCGTCGACAGCGAAGAGGTGCGCAAGGCGCTCGCGTCGCTCGCGGACGGTACCGAGACGCGCGTGCCGTTCCGGCGGCGCACCACCAGGAGCCGGAACGGCTGA
- a CDS encoding alpha/beta fold hydrolase, whose translation MAAPTARLAAATANVLGKVLHGGVADLRPVPRVLIDHGPNRSVYRLTSGDKAAPDGPPVLLVPPLAAPALCFDLRRGCSLAEHLVDAGRRTYLVDYGTVAFSDRRLGIEHWIEEVLPRAIRRVSEDAGGQGVHLVAWCLGGIFSLLTTADQPELPVESVVTVASPFDFTAIPLVAPFRPLVDLTGGHLLTPFYRVLGGAPSYLVSRVFRVTGLNKEITKPLAILKNLDDRDYLAQIEAVDHFMDNMAAYPGRTFGQLYHRFFRANDLAEGSVDLNGRIISLSGVKVPTLIVAGENDTIAPRAAVERLTGLLENAPEVRFETAPGGHLGVLTGRKARGTTWRYIDEFHAEQL comes from the coding sequence ATGGCAGCACCGACGGCCCGGCTGGCCGCCGCCACCGCCAACGTGCTGGGCAAGGTGCTGCACGGTGGCGTGGCCGACCTCCGTCCGGTGCCACGGGTGCTGATCGACCACGGCCCCAACCGCTCGGTGTACCGGCTGACCTCCGGTGACAAGGCGGCGCCCGACGGGCCGCCGGTGCTGCTGGTGCCGCCGCTGGCCGCGCCCGCGTTGTGCTTCGACCTGCGCCGCGGGTGCAGCCTGGCCGAGCACCTGGTCGACGCCGGGCGGCGCACCTACCTGGTCGACTACGGCACGGTCGCCTTCTCCGACCGGCGGCTCGGCATCGAGCACTGGATCGAGGAGGTGCTGCCGCGCGCGATCCGGCGGGTGAGCGAGGACGCCGGCGGGCAGGGCGTGCACCTGGTCGCCTGGTGCCTCGGCGGCATCTTCTCCCTGCTGACCACGGCCGACCAGCCGGAACTGCCGGTCGAGTCGGTGGTGACGGTGGCCTCGCCGTTCGACTTCACCGCGATCCCGCTGGTGGCGCCGTTCCGGCCGCTGGTGGACCTGACCGGCGGGCACCTGCTCACCCCGTTCTACCGCGTGCTCGGCGGCGCACCGTCCTATTTGGTCAGCCGGGTGTTCCGGGTGACCGGGCTGAACAAGGAGATCACCAAGCCGCTGGCGATCCTGAAGAACCTGGACGACCGTGACTACCTCGCGCAGATCGAGGCGGTCGACCACTTCATGGACAACATGGCGGCCTACCCCGGGCGCACGTTCGGGCAGCTCTACCACCGCTTCTTCCGCGCGAACGACCTGGCCGAGGGCAGCGTGGACCTGAACGGGCGGATCATCTCGCTGTCCGGGGTGAAGGTGCCGACGCTGATCGTGGCCGGGGAGAACGACACCATCGCCCCGCGCGCGGCGGTCGAGCGGCTGACCGGGCTGCTGGAGAACGCGCCGGAGGTCCGCTTCGAAACCGCGCCCGGCGGGCACCTCGGCGTGCTGACCGGCCGGAAGGCCCGCGGCACCACCTGGCGCTACATCGACGAGTTCCACGCGGAGCAGCTCTGA